One Oncorhynchus keta strain PuntledgeMale-10-30-2019 chromosome 22, Oket_V2, whole genome shotgun sequence DNA window includes the following coding sequences:
- the LOC118375109 gene encoding tax1-binding protein 3 isoform X2, whose translation MSFIPGQPVTAVVQRIEICKLRQGEHLILGFSIGGGIDQDPGQNPFSEDKSDKGIYVTRVTPGGPAEVAGLMMGDKVMQVNGWDMTMVTHDQARKRLTKKNEDIVRLLVTRKSLEQAVRHSMM comes from the exons ATGTCTTTCATCCCAGGACAACCAGTTACTGCTGTTGTG CAACGAATTGAAATCTGCAAACTTCGCCAGGGTGAACATTTGATCCTGGGTTTCAGCATTGGAGGGGGAATAGACCAAGACCCTGGTCAGAACCCCTTCTCTGAAGACAAGTCCGACAAG GGCATCTATGTGACACGGGTGACACCAGGGGGACCAGCAGAAGTTGCGGGCTTGATGATGGGAGACAAAGTAATGCAG GTAAATGGATGGGATATGACCATGGTGACACACGACCAGGCACGCAAACGGCTGACGAAGAAGAATGAAGACATTGTGCGGCTACTGGTGACCAGGAAATCGCTGGAGCAGGCTGTCAGACATTCTATGATGTAA
- the LOC118375109 gene encoding tax1-binding protein 3 isoform X1, whose translation MVCAVILLLNFGYQTMEMPFCILKGSSVHDVGDSALNVTLYQRIEICKLRQGEHLILGFSIGGGIDQDPGQNPFSEDKSDKGIYVTRVTPGGPAEVAGLMMGDKVMQVNGWDMTMVTHDQARKRLTKKNEDIVRLLVTRKSLEQAVRHSMM comes from the exons aTGGTTTGTGCTGTCATTCTGTTACTGAACTTTGGTTACCAAACCATGGAGATGCCCTTCTGCATTCTTAAAGGAAGCTCTGTGCATGATGTGGGGGACTCGGCACTCAATGTTACATTATAT CAACGAATTGAAATCTGCAAACTTCGCCAGGGTGAACATTTGATCCTGGGTTTCAGCATTGGAGGGGGAATAGACCAAGACCCTGGTCAGAACCCCTTCTCTGAAGACAAGTCCGACAAG GGCATCTATGTGACACGGGTGACACCAGGGGGACCAGCAGAAGTTGCGGGCTTGATGATGGGAGACAAAGTAATGCAG GTAAATGGATGGGATATGACCATGGTGACACACGACCAGGCACGCAAACGGCTGACGAAGAAGAATGAAGACATTGTGCGGCTACTGGTGACCAGGAAATCGCTGGAGCAGGCTGTCAGACATTCTATGATGTAA